A genomic region of Anas acuta chromosome 2 unlocalized genomic scaffold, bAnaAcu1.1 SUPER_2_unloc_1, whole genome shotgun sequence contains the following coding sequences:
- the GRINA gene encoding protein lifeguard 1 isoform X2 codes for MSHEKSFLVTADGFPGPQPPAPAPYGQPPYPAGPYPQPPFAPAPYGQPGFAPGPGPYPPSGPYPPAGPYPPAPYPAGPYPPAGPYPQGPYAQPPYAQPQPMVPGDQDSPLHSTYHEDGPPSYYDNQDFPSAHWDDKSIRQAFIRKVFLVLSLQLSVTFAFVAVFTFVKGVRGFVQRNVWTYYISYAVFFISLIVLSCCGDFRRKHPWNLVALSILTVSLSYMVGMIASFYNTDAVIMAVGITVVVCFTVVIFSLQTKYDFTSCRGVLIICLVVLILFSILCIFIRNRIMDIIYASLGALLFTCFLAVDTQMILGNKQLALSPEEYVFAALNLYTDIINIFLYILAIIGRAKE; via the exons ATGTCTCACGAGAAGAGCTTCCTGGTGACGGCCGACGGCTTCCcgggcccgcagcccccggcccccgctcCCTACGGGCAGCCCCCGTACCCCGCCGGGCCCTACCCGCAGCCCCCCTTCGCCCCCGCGCCCTACGGGCAGCCCGGCTTTGctccggggccggggccgtACCCCCCCTCGGGGCCGTACCCCCCCGCCGGGCCCTACCCCCCCGCCCCGTACCCCGCCGGGCCCTATCCCCCCGCCGGGCCCTACCCGCAGGGCCCCTACGCGCAGCCGCCCTACGCCCAGCCGCAGCCCATGGTGCCCGGGGACCAGGACT cccctctgCACAGCACCTACCACGAGGACGGGCCCCCCTCCTACTACGACAACCAGGACTTCCCCTCGGCGCACTGGGACGATAAAAGCATCCGGCAGGCCTTCATCCGCAAG GTGTTCCTggtgctcagcctgcagctcagCGTCACCTTCGCCTTCGTGGCCGTCTTCACCTTCGTCAAGGGCGTGAGGGGCTTCGTGCAGCGCAATGTCTGGACCTACTACATCTCCTACGCCGTCTTCTTCATCTCGCTCATCGTCCTCAGCTGCTGCGGGGATTTCCGCCGCAAGCACCCCTGGAACCTGGTGGCGCTG TCCATCCTGACCGTCAGCCTGTCCTACATGGTGGGGATGATCGCCAGCTTCTACAACACCGACGCCGTCATCATGGCCGTGGGCATCACGGTCGTCGTCTGCTTCACCGTCGTCATCTTCTCCCTGCAG ACCAAGTACGACTTCACCTCGTGCCGGGGCGTGCTGATCATCTGCCTGGTGGTGCTCATCCTCTTCTCCATCCTCTGCATCTTCATCCGCAACCGCATCATGGACATCATCTACGCCTCCCTGGGGGCCCTGCTCTTCACCTGC TTCCTGGCGGTGGACACGCAGATGATCCTGGGCAACAAGCAGCTGGCGCTGAGCCCCGAGGAGTACGTCTTCGCCGCGCTCAACCTCTACACCGACATCATCAACATCTTCCTCTACATCCTGGCCATCATCGGCAGGGCCAAGGAGTAg
- the LOC137848741 gene encoding uncharacterized protein isoform X5 codes for MVLGPGRRPNSPCEDGGPPHCQPTMKCCSHCPGSGVPDPDARPPTSCGSPSCCLDPRGGCTGSPLPCPGPAKHPGSPSASARSAESLGGSVGSADAASSAGSASLKPGVEEALGTMLAASCTLSPKPASALGPAIDRSFITTSLAAQMLEEFLTKQVPAAATEVSPDVPEESNRQGPVAPTASLERLRRHNRRFQRAKARFQGHGEIPVQALLPGLDGGGGTAPRHGTRPEPRHGPPWDSHGCRGQGGEVLCRGTTWHAMHGCCGTVEVLSGACPWERDGGAAACRECGCSWGLPGPPVPPVAPVPWLCRQSELPGAPERCYGSAGRQRDVHGWATHTTTACTTLGHESRSCQGAATAMLRAGRVPHCEPPADNQGPPGMPSCSHAEPGTSALRGCGCPPRCSRGRSVEEPRREPDGERSRLRRREPAGTLARGRDPGGEPEGPVAWAPPQQRLGAMNTVQLIAKTFELRAQRDAAQAERDRQPPFCRRGGTLETCPPEPRGPCSPGCCRGLPRARGSLPPECSRARGAAQPCCGCKARGGPEGAGCIEGERSGRSQR; via the exons ctcgacccccgggggggctgcaccggcagccccctgccctgccccggccccgccaaGCACCCCGGCAGCCCCAGCGCATCCGCACGCTCTGCCGAGAGCCTGGGGGGCTCCGTGGGCTCTGCCGACGCCGCCTCGTCCGCCGGCAGCGCCAGCCTGAAGCCGGGCGTGGAGGAGGCGCTGGGCACCATGCTGGCCGCCTCCTGCACGCTCAGCCCGAAGCCGGCGTCGGCGCTGGGCCCCGCCATCGACCGCTCCTTCATCACCACCAGCCTGGCCGCCCAGATGCTGGAGGAGTTCCTGACGAAGCAGGTGCCGGCGGCGGCCACCGAGGTGTCCCCGGACGTCCCCGAGGAGAGCAACCGGCAGGGCCCCGTGGCCCCCACCGCCTCCCTGGAGAGGTTGCGCCGGCACAACCGCCGCTTCCAGCGGGCCAAGGCGCGCTTCCAGGGCCACGGCGAGATCCCGGTCCAGGCGCTGCTGCCCGGGTTGGATGGGGGCGGCGGGACAGCCCCCCGCCACGGCACCCGGCCCGAGCCGCGCCACGGCCCCCCCTGGGACAGCCACGGGTGCCGCGGGCAGGGCGGCGAGGTGCTGTGCCGCGGCACCACCTGGCACGCCATGCACGGCTGCTGCGGCACCGTGGAGGTGCTGAGCGGAGCCTGCCCCTGGGAGCGGGACGGCGGAGCCGCGGCGTGCCGGGAGTGCGggtgcagctgggggctgcccgggcccccggtgccccccgtgGCCCCCGTGCCGTGGCTGTGCAGGCAGAGCGAGCTGCCCGGTGCCCCGGAGCGGTGCTACGGCAGTGCCGGGAGGCAGCGGGATGTGCACGGCTGGGCCACGCACACCACCACCGCCTGCACCACGCTGGGCCACGAGTCCCGGAGCTGCCAAGGAGCTGCCACCGCCATGCTCAGGGCGGGGAGGGTCCCGCACTGCGAGCCCCCCGCCGACAACCAG gGCCCCCCCGGGATGCCGAGCTGCAGCCACGCAGAGCCGGGCACCAGCGCCCTGCGTGGCTGCGGCTGCCCCCCCCGCTGCAGCCGGGGCAGGAGCGTGGAGGAGCCGCGCCGGGAGCCGGACGGGGAGCGGAGCCGCCTCCGGCGCCGAGAGCCAGCGGGGACCCTGGCGCGGGGCAGGGACCCCGGGGGGGAGCCGGAGGGCCCGGTGGCCTGGGCGCCCCCCCAGCAGCGCCTGGGTGCCATGAACACGGTGCAGCTCATCGCCAAGACCTTCGAGCTGCGGGCGCAGCGCGACGCCGCGCAGGCTGAGCGCGACCGGCAGCCCCCGTTCTGTCGCAGGGGGGGGACGCTGGAAACCTGCCCCCCGGAGCCACGGGGACCCTGCtccccggggtgctgcagggggctCCCCCGGGCCAGGGGCTCGCTGCCCCCCGAGTGCAGCCGGGCTCGGGGGGCGGCGCAGCCCTGCTGCGGCTGCAaggcccggggggggccggaGGGCGCCGGCTGCATCGAGGGCGAGCGGAGCGGACGGAGCCAGCGCTGA
- the GRINA gene encoding protein lifeguard 1 isoform X3, with product MATPPPRGPAPSPRPRPPGAERSGAACTARTAAPSPPRAKMSHEKSFLVTADGFPGPQPPAPAPYGQPPYPAGPYPQPPFAPAPYGQPGFAPGPGPYPPSGPYPPAGPYPPAPYPAGPYPPAGPYPQGPYAQPPYAQPQPMVPGDQDCTAWPHRAPWGPWGPWGPWAPGVRVAPLHSTYHEDGPPSYYDNQDFPSAHWDDKSIRQAFIRKVFLVLSLQLSVTFAFVAVFTFVKGVRGFVQRNVWTYYISYAVFFISLIVLSCCGDFRRKHPWNLVALSILTVSLSYMVGMIASFYNTDAVIMAVGITVVVCFTVVIFSLQTKYDFTSCRGVLIICLVVLILFSILCIFIRNRIMDIIYASLGALLFTCFLAVDTQMILGNKQLALSPEEYVFAALNLYTDIINIFLYILAIIGRAKE from the exons gAAGATGTCTCACGAGAAGAGCTTCCTGGTGACGGCCGACGGCTTCCcgggcccgcagcccccggcccccgctcCCTACGGGCAGCCCCCGTACCCCGCCGGGCCCTACCCGCAGCCCCCCTTCGCCCCCGCGCCCTACGGGCAGCCCGGCTTTGctccggggccggggccgtACCCCCCCTCGGGGCCGTACCCCCCCGCCGGGCCCTACCCCCCCGCCCCGTACCCCGCCGGGCCCTATCCCCCCGCCGGGCCCTACCCGCAGGGCCCCTACGCGCAGCCGCCCTACGCCCAGCCGCAGCCCATGGTGCCCGGGGACCAGGACT GCACGGCGTGGCCGCACCGCGCCCCGTGGGGACCGTGGGGACCGTGGGGACCGTGGGCACCGGGCGTCCGAGTGG cccctctgCACAGCACCTACCACGAGGACGGGCCCCCCTCCTACTACGACAACCAGGACTTCCCCTCGGCGCACTGGGACGATAAAAGCATCCGGCAGGCCTTCATCCGCAAG GTGTTCCTggtgctcagcctgcagctcagCGTCACCTTCGCCTTCGTGGCCGTCTTCACCTTCGTCAAGGGCGTGAGGGGCTTCGTGCAGCGCAATGTCTGGACCTACTACATCTCCTACGCCGTCTTCTTCATCTCGCTCATCGTCCTCAGCTGCTGCGGGGATTTCCGCCGCAAGCACCCCTGGAACCTGGTGGCGCTG TCCATCCTGACCGTCAGCCTGTCCTACATGGTGGGGATGATCGCCAGCTTCTACAACACCGACGCCGTCATCATGGCCGTGGGCATCACGGTCGTCGTCTGCTTCACCGTCGTCATCTTCTCCCTGCAG ACCAAGTACGACTTCACCTCGTGCCGGGGCGTGCTGATCATCTGCCTGGTGGTGCTCATCCTCTTCTCCATCCTCTGCATCTTCATCCGCAACCGCATCATGGACATCATCTACGCCTCCCTGGGGGCCCTGCTCTTCACCTGC TTCCTGGCGGTGGACACGCAGATGATCCTGGGCAACAAGCAGCTGGCGCTGAGCCCCGAGGAGTACGTCTTCGCCGCGCTCAACCTCTACACCGACATCATCAACATCTTCCTCTACATCCTGGCCATCATCGGCAGGGCCAAGGAGTAg
- the GRINA gene encoding protein lifeguard 1 isoform X1: MSHEKSFLVTADGFPGPQPPAPAPYGQPPYPAGPYPQPPFAPAPYGQPGFAPGPGPYPPSGPYPPAGPYPPAPYPAGPYPPAGPYPQGPYAQPPYAQPQPMVPGDQDCTAWPHRAPWGPWGPWGPWAPGVRVAPLHSTYHEDGPPSYYDNQDFPSAHWDDKSIRQAFIRKVFLVLSLQLSVTFAFVAVFTFVKGVRGFVQRNVWTYYISYAVFFISLIVLSCCGDFRRKHPWNLVALSILTVSLSYMVGMIASFYNTDAVIMAVGITVVVCFTVVIFSLQTKYDFTSCRGVLIICLVVLILFSILCIFIRNRIMDIIYASLGALLFTCFLAVDTQMILGNKQLALSPEEYVFAALNLYTDIINIFLYILAIIGRAKE; this comes from the exons ATGTCTCACGAGAAGAGCTTCCTGGTGACGGCCGACGGCTTCCcgggcccgcagcccccggcccccgctcCCTACGGGCAGCCCCCGTACCCCGCCGGGCCCTACCCGCAGCCCCCCTTCGCCCCCGCGCCCTACGGGCAGCCCGGCTTTGctccggggccggggccgtACCCCCCCTCGGGGCCGTACCCCCCCGCCGGGCCCTACCCCCCCGCCCCGTACCCCGCCGGGCCCTATCCCCCCGCCGGGCCCTACCCGCAGGGCCCCTACGCGCAGCCGCCCTACGCCCAGCCGCAGCCCATGGTGCCCGGGGACCAGGACT GCACGGCGTGGCCGCACCGCGCCCCGTGGGGACCGTGGGGACCGTGGGGACCGTGGGCACCGGGCGTCCGAGTGG cccctctgCACAGCACCTACCACGAGGACGGGCCCCCCTCCTACTACGACAACCAGGACTTCCCCTCGGCGCACTGGGACGATAAAAGCATCCGGCAGGCCTTCATCCGCAAG GTGTTCCTggtgctcagcctgcagctcagCGTCACCTTCGCCTTCGTGGCCGTCTTCACCTTCGTCAAGGGCGTGAGGGGCTTCGTGCAGCGCAATGTCTGGACCTACTACATCTCCTACGCCGTCTTCTTCATCTCGCTCATCGTCCTCAGCTGCTGCGGGGATTTCCGCCGCAAGCACCCCTGGAACCTGGTGGCGCTG TCCATCCTGACCGTCAGCCTGTCCTACATGGTGGGGATGATCGCCAGCTTCTACAACACCGACGCCGTCATCATGGCCGTGGGCATCACGGTCGTCGTCTGCTTCACCGTCGTCATCTTCTCCCTGCAG ACCAAGTACGACTTCACCTCGTGCCGGGGCGTGCTGATCATCTGCCTGGTGGTGCTCATCCTCTTCTCCATCCTCTGCATCTTCATCCGCAACCGCATCATGGACATCATCTACGCCTCCCTGGGGGCCCTGCTCTTCACCTGC TTCCTGGCGGTGGACACGCAGATGATCCTGGGCAACAAGCAGCTGGCGCTGAGCCCCGAGGAGTACGTCTTCGCCGCGCTCAACCTCTACACCGACATCATCAACATCTTCCTCTACATCCTGGCCATCATCGGCAGGGCCAAGGAGTAg